Proteins encoded within one genomic window of Bradyrhizobium sp. 186:
- the kdgD gene encoding 5-dehydro-4-deoxyglucarate dehydratase, translating to MSKMTPQEMAQKIGSGLLSFPVTPFKADYSFDEATYRANMDWLCGYDVAGLFAAGGTGEFFSLTPTEVPHVVKIAVDETKGRVPVLAGTGYGTATAREIAIGAEKAGADGLLLLPPYLTHSEQDGLAAHVEAICASVKIGVIVYNRDNAILQPDTLARLAERCPNLVGYKDGIGDIELMTRVYTKLGDRLTYIGGLPTAETFALPYLDMGVTTYSSAVFNFVPEFATNFYAAVRKRDHATIHAGLKDFILPLIAIRNRKKGYAVSIIKAGMKVIGRDSGPVRPPLTDLTEQEVAELTALVKNLPAIRSTQQAAE from the coding sequence ATGAGCAAGATGACCCCGCAGGAGATGGCCCAGAAGATCGGATCCGGCCTCCTGTCCTTCCCCGTCACGCCGTTCAAGGCTGACTACTCCTTCGACGAGGCGACCTACCGCGCCAACATGGACTGGCTGTGCGGCTATGACGTCGCCGGCCTGTTCGCCGCCGGCGGCACCGGCGAGTTCTTCTCGCTGACGCCGACCGAAGTTCCCCACGTCGTCAAGATCGCCGTCGACGAGACCAAGGGCCGCGTGCCCGTGCTCGCCGGCACCGGCTACGGCACTGCGACCGCGCGCGAGATCGCGATCGGCGCCGAGAAGGCCGGCGCCGACGGCCTGCTGCTGCTGCCGCCCTATCTCACCCATTCCGAGCAGGATGGCCTCGCCGCCCATGTCGAGGCGATCTGCGCCTCCGTGAAGATCGGCGTCATCGTCTACAACCGCGACAACGCCATCCTCCAGCCCGACACGCTCGCCCGCCTCGCCGAGCGCTGCCCGAATCTCGTCGGCTACAAGGACGGCATCGGCGACATCGAGCTGATGACCCGCGTCTACACCAAGCTCGGCGATCGCCTGACCTATATCGGCGGCCTGCCGACGGCGGAGACCTTCGCGCTGCCCTATCTCGACATGGGCGTGACGACCTATTCCTCAGCCGTGTTCAACTTCGTTCCGGAGTTCGCCACCAATTTCTACGCCGCCGTGCGCAAGCGCGATCACGCGACGATCCACGCCGGGTTGAAGGATTTCATCCTGCCGCTGATCGCGATCCGCAACCGCAAGAAGGGCTACGCGGTCTCGATCATCAAGGCCGGCATGAAGGTGATCGGCCGCGACTCCGGACCGGTCCGTCCGCCGCTCACGGATCTCACCGAGCAGGAGGTCGCGGAACTGACCGCGCTGGTGAAAAATCTGCCCGCCATCCGATCGACACAACAGGCGGCAGAATAA
- a CDS encoding LysR substrate-binding domain-containing protein has product MFDLNQLRCFVTVAEELHFGRAAARLNMTQPPLSRQIQVLEHIIDAPLLERTSRSVRLTPAGRSFLPEARRILKLAESASQVARRIALGKIGSLKIGFTAAAAYGFLPELVAACRARLPEVDFSLKEMVSGDQFEALTSGQIDAGLLRPPIARPELASRRVVAEPLLAAIPKKHPLANAESITIKDFDGQPFVMYSPYESRYFHDLLVALFTRADILPRYVQHLSQIHSILAMVRAGLGLAIVPAAAASLKIADVRLRPLKLRTRVPVELFMVWRRDDENPLLSALVKIASELSSAEMMED; this is encoded by the coding sequence ATGTTCGACCTCAACCAGCTCCGCTGTTTCGTCACAGTGGCCGAAGAACTGCATTTCGGCCGCGCCGCGGCGCGGCTGAACATGACCCAGCCGCCGCTGTCGCGGCAGATCCAGGTGCTCGAGCACATCATCGACGCGCCGCTGCTCGAACGCACCAGCCGTTCGGTGCGCCTGACCCCGGCCGGACGCAGCTTCCTGCCGGAGGCGCGGCGCATCCTGAAGCTCGCCGAAAGCGCTTCTCAGGTCGCCCGCCGCATCGCGCTCGGCAAGATCGGCTCGCTGAAGATCGGTTTCACCGCGGCGGCGGCCTACGGCTTTCTCCCGGAGCTCGTCGCGGCCTGCCGGGCAAGACTGCCCGAGGTCGATTTCTCGCTGAAGGAAATGGTCTCGGGCGACCAGTTCGAGGCGCTGACCTCAGGCCAGATCGACGCCGGACTGTTGCGGCCGCCGATCGCGCGCCCCGAACTTGCCAGCCGCCGCGTCGTCGCCGAGCCGCTGCTCGCCGCGATCCCGAAAAAGCATCCGCTGGCGAACGCAGAAAGCATCACCATCAAGGATTTCGACGGCCAGCCCTTCGTGATGTATTCGCCCTATGAGAGCCGCTACTTCCATGACCTGCTGGTGGCGCTGTTCACCCGCGCCGACATCCTGCCGCGCTATGTCCAGCATCTGAGCCAGATCCACTCGATCCTCGCCATGGTGCGCGCCGGCCTCGGCCTTGCGATCGTGCCAGCGGCGGCGGCGAGCTTGAAGATCGCGGACGTGCGCCTGAGGCCGCTGAAGCTGCGCACCCGCGTCCCGGTCGAGCTGTTCATGGTGTGGCGGCGCGACGATGAAAATCCGCTGCTCTCGGCCTTGGTGAAGATCGCGAGCGAATTGTCCTCGGCGGAGATGATGGAAGATTGA
- a CDS encoding IS1634 family transposase gives MFVARIPNRNSPPAILLRESYREGDKIKSRTLANLSHWPDEKIDALRRVLKGEELVSPAEQLRIERSLPHGHVAAVLGMARQLGLHRLVPDKPRRLARLALALIVARVIEPAAKLATARQLSEATAAHSLGELLDLSAVDEDELYEALDLLGTAQPGIEATLAKRHLHDGSLVLYDLTSSYLEGRHCELARHGYSRDGRSDKLQIVFGLLCAADGCPVAVEVFEGNTADPSTLAAQVDKLKARFKLSRVVLVGDRGMITSARIEADLMPAGLDWITALRAPAIRKLAEDGGPLQLSLFDDRDMAEITSPDFPGERLIVCRNPDLADERRRKRGELLAATEKDLARVKAAVQRQRNPLRGEDEIGLKVGAVLGKRKMAKHFHLAITDTSFDFSRIEDAIANEASLDGFYVLRTNVPAENLDTAATVRAYKSLAQVERAFRTIKTVELEVRPIHHRLAGRVRAHVFLCMLAYYIVWHMRRALAPILFDDHDREAADAARVSPVAKARVSAAARTKANRKHTHDGRPVHSFRTLLQDLATLTRNIVRIGQDAPAAMLTSPTPLQQDVFNRLGIPIAP, from the coding sequence ATGTTCGTCGCCCGCATTCCCAACCGCAACTCACCGCCCGCGATCCTGTTGCGCGAGAGCTATCGCGAGGGCGACAAGATCAAGTCGCGCACGCTGGCCAACCTGTCGCATTGGCCGGATGAGAAGATCGATGCGCTGCGCCGCGTCCTGAAAGGCGAGGAGCTGGTCTCGCCGGCCGAGCAACTGCGGATCGAGCGCTCGCTGCCGCACGGCCACGTGGCCGCGGTGCTCGGCATGGCGCGCCAGCTCGGACTGCATCGCCTTGTCCCGGACAAGCCCAGACGGTTGGCCAGGCTGGCTTTGGCCTTGATCGTGGCACGGGTGATCGAACCGGCCGCCAAGCTGGCCACGGCGCGCCAGCTCAGCGAGGCGACGGCGGCGCATTCGCTGGGCGAACTGCTCGATCTCAGCGCCGTCGACGAGGACGAGCTTTACGAAGCGCTCGACCTGCTCGGCACGGCCCAACCGGGGATCGAGGCGACGCTCGCCAAGCGCCATCTGCATGACGGCTCGCTGGTGCTCTACGATCTCACCTCCAGCTATCTGGAGGGGCGACATTGCGAATTGGCGCGGCATGGTTACAGCCGCGACGGTCGTTCCGACAAGCTGCAGATCGTGTTCGGCTTGCTGTGCGCCGCCGACGGCTGCCCGGTGGCGGTGGAGGTGTTCGAAGGTAACACCGCCGACCCGAGCACGCTGGCCGCGCAAGTCGACAAACTGAAGGCCCGCTTCAAGCTGTCGCGTGTGGTACTGGTCGGCGATCGCGGCATGATCACCAGCGCCCGTATCGAAGCCGATCTGATGCCGGCCGGGCTCGATTGGATCACCGCTCTGCGGGCGCCGGCGATCCGCAAGCTCGCCGAGGACGGCGGCCCGCTGCAATTGTCGCTGTTCGACGATCGCGATATGGCCGAGATCACGTCCCCCGACTTCCCCGGCGAGCGCCTGATCGTGTGCCGCAACCCGGATCTGGCCGACGAGCGTCGGCGCAAGCGCGGCGAGTTGCTGGCGGCGACCGAGAAGGATCTCGCCCGCGTCAAGGCCGCCGTGCAGCGTCAGCGCAACCCCTTGCGCGGCGAGGATGAGATCGGTCTGAAGGTCGGCGCCGTGCTGGGCAAGCGTAAGATGGCCAAGCACTTCCACCTCGCCATCACCGACACTTCGTTCGACTTCAGTCGGATCGAGGATGCCATCGCCAACGAAGCGTCGCTCGACGGCTTCTATGTGCTACGGACCAACGTGCCGGCCGAGAACCTCGACACCGCCGCCACGGTGCGTGCCTACAAGAGCCTGGCCCAGGTCGAACGCGCCTTCCGCACCATCAAGACCGTCGAACTGGAGGTGCGCCCGATCCACCATCGCCTCGCTGGCCGCGTGCGCGCCCACGTCTTCCTCTGCATGCTCGCTTATTACATCGTCTGGCACATGCGCCGCGCGCTGGCCCCGATCCTGTTCGACGATCACGACCGCGAGGCCGCCGACGCCGCGCGCGTCTCGCCCGTCGCCAAGGCCAGAGTCTCGGCCGCGGCCAGAACCAAGGCTAATCGCAAGCACACCCACGATGGCCGGCCCGTGCACAGCTTTCGAACGCTGTTGCAGGATCTCGCCACGCTCACACGCAACATCGTTCGCATCGGTCAGGACGCCCCGGCCGCTATGCTCACAAGTCCAACCCCACTACAACAAGACGTCTTCAATCGGCTCGGCATTCCTATCGCCCCATAA
- a CDS encoding aldehyde dehydrogenase family protein codes for MTAILKNFIGGEWVDGSGVTKNINPSNTNDLVGEYAKADKAQTEKAIAAAKAAFPAWARSTPQERYDALNKISTEILARKEELGRLLAREEGKTLPEGIGEVGRAGQIFAFFAGEALRLTGEKGASVRPGLDVELTREPVGIIGMITPWNFPIAIPAWKIAPALCYGNTVVFKPAELVPGSAHALSEIITRSGIPAGVFNLVVGSGSVVGQTLLEHPDVAAISFTGSVQTGRKIAQACVLSNPMKKFQLEMGGKNPLVVLDDADLKTAVEVAVNGAYFSTGQRCTASSRLIVTEGIHDRFVAAMTERLKGLSVDDALKAGVHIGPVVDQSQLDQDLRYIKIGQDEGAKLAWGGELLKRETPGHYLQPALFTEANNNMRIAREEIFGPVATVIRAKNYEEALAISNDTEFGLASGICTSSLKYASHYKRNSESGMVMVNLPTAGVDYHVPFGGRKGSSYGAREQGSYAREFYTTVKTAYTYPG; via the coding sequence ATGACAGCGATCCTGAAGAACTTCATCGGCGGCGAATGGGTCGACGGCTCCGGCGTCACCAAGAACATCAACCCCTCCAACACCAACGACCTCGTCGGCGAATATGCCAAGGCCGACAAGGCGCAGACCGAGAAGGCGATTGCCGCCGCCAAGGCCGCCTTCCCCGCCTGGGCACGCTCGACGCCGCAGGAGCGCTATGATGCGCTGAACAAGATCTCGACCGAGATCCTCGCCCGCAAGGAAGAACTCGGCCGCCTGCTTGCCCGCGAGGAAGGCAAGACCCTGCCCGAGGGCATCGGCGAGGTCGGACGTGCCGGCCAGATCTTTGCGTTCTTCGCCGGCGAGGCGCTGCGCCTGACCGGCGAGAAGGGCGCCTCCGTCCGTCCCGGCCTCGACGTCGAGCTCACGCGCGAGCCGGTCGGCATCATCGGCATGATCACGCCCTGGAATTTCCCGATCGCGATTCCTGCCTGGAAGATCGCGCCCGCGCTCTGCTACGGCAACACGGTCGTGTTCAAGCCCGCCGAGCTGGTGCCGGGCTCCGCGCATGCGCTGTCCGAGATCATCACCCGCTCGGGCATTCCCGCAGGCGTGTTCAATCTCGTCGTCGGCTCCGGCTCGGTGGTCGGCCAGACCCTGCTCGAGCACCCCGATGTCGCCGCGATCTCCTTCACCGGCTCGGTGCAAACAGGCCGCAAGATCGCGCAGGCCTGCGTGCTGTCGAACCCGATGAAAAAGTTCCAGCTTGAGATGGGCGGCAAGAATCCGCTGGTCGTGCTCGACGACGCCGACCTCAAGACCGCCGTCGAGGTCGCCGTCAACGGCGCCTATTTCTCGACCGGCCAGCGCTGCACCGCCTCCTCGCGCCTGATCGTCACCGAAGGCATCCACGACCGCTTCGTCGCCGCGATGACCGAGCGCCTGAAAGGCCTGTCGGTGGACGACGCACTCAAGGCCGGCGTGCATATCGGCCCCGTGGTCGACCAGAGCCAACTCGACCAGGACCTGCGTTATATCAAGATCGGCCAGGACGAAGGCGCCAAGCTCGCCTGGGGCGGCGAGCTGCTCAAGCGCGAGACGCCCGGCCATTACCTCCAGCCGGCGCTGTTCACCGAAGCCAACAACAACATGCGCATTGCGCGCGAAGAGATCTTCGGTCCGGTCGCGACCGTCATCCGCGCCAAGAACTACGAGGAGGCGCTCGCGATCTCCAACGACACCGAGTTCGGCCTCGCCTCCGGCATCTGCACCTCTAGCCTGAAATACGCCTCGCATTACAAGCGCAACAGCGAGTCCGGCATGGTGATGGTCAATCTGCCGACCGCCGGCGTCGACTATCACGTGCCGTTCGGCGGCCGGAAGGGATCGAGCTACGGCGCCCGCGAGCAGGGCTCCTATGCGCGCGAGTTCTACACCACGGTAAAGACCGCCTATACCTATCCCGGCTGA
- the gudD gene encoding glucarate dehydratase yields the protein MAQTDISGAPVVTSMQVIPVAGRDSMLLNLSGAHAPFFTRNIVILTDNAGHTGVGEVPGGQKIWQTLQDARDLVTGKTVGALNNILADIRTAFADRDAGGRGKQTFDLRVMIHAVTAIESALLDLLGQHLNLPVAALLGEGQQRKSVETLGYLFFVGDISKSKLAYVKGETGTPEWFNLRHQNAMTPETVVRLAEATHDHYGFADFKLKGGVLRGEQEIEAVTAIAKRFPNARVTLDPNGAWSLDEAIRLCKDMHGILAYAEDPCGAEGGFSGREIMAEFRRATGLPTATNMIATDWRQLSHALRLGAVDIPLADPHFWTMQGSVRVAQACRDNGLTWGSHSNNHFDISLAMFTHVGAAAPGKVTAIDTHWIWQDGQALTREPLQIKGGKIAVPERPGLGIEIDRTAIEAAHGLYKQHGLGARDDAIAMQDLIPGWAFDDKRPCLVR from the coding sequence ATGGCCCAGACTGACATCTCTGGTGCACCGGTCGTCACATCGATGCAGGTGATCCCGGTCGCCGGCCGCGACAGCATGCTCCTCAACTTAAGCGGCGCGCATGCGCCGTTCTTCACCCGCAACATCGTCATCCTCACCGACAATGCCGGTCACACCGGTGTCGGCGAGGTGCCGGGTGGGCAAAAGATCTGGCAGACGCTCCAGGACGCGCGCGATCTCGTGACCGGCAAGACCGTCGGCGCGCTCAACAACATTCTCGCCGACATCCGCACCGCCTTTGCCGACCGCGACGCCGGCGGCCGCGGCAAGCAGACCTTTGACCTGCGCGTGATGATCCACGCGGTCACGGCGATCGAGTCCGCGCTGCTCGACCTGCTCGGCCAGCATCTCAACCTGCCCGTTGCCGCGCTGCTCGGTGAAGGCCAGCAGCGCAAAAGCGTCGAGACGCTCGGCTATCTCTTCTTCGTCGGCGACATCAGCAAGAGCAAGCTCGCCTACGTCAAGGGCGAGACCGGCACGCCCGAATGGTTCAACCTCCGCCATCAGAACGCTATGACGCCGGAGACCGTGGTGCGGCTCGCGGAAGCCACCCATGACCATTACGGCTTCGCCGATTTCAAGCTCAAGGGCGGCGTCTTGCGCGGCGAGCAGGAGATCGAGGCCGTCACCGCGATCGCCAAGCGCTTTCCGAACGCGCGCGTCACGCTGGACCCGAACGGTGCCTGGTCGCTGGACGAGGCGATCCGGCTCTGCAAGGACATGCACGGCATCCTCGCCTATGCCGAGGACCCCTGTGGTGCGGAAGGCGGCTTCTCGGGCCGCGAGATCATGGCCGAGTTCCGCCGCGCCACGGGCCTGCCGACCGCGACCAACATGATCGCGACGGACTGGCGTCAGCTCTCCCATGCGCTGCGCCTGGGCGCGGTGGACATTCCGCTCGCCGATCCCCACTTCTGGACCATGCAGGGCTCGGTGCGCGTCGCCCAGGCCTGCCGTGACAACGGCCTGACCTGGGGTTCGCACTCCAACAACCATTTTGACATTTCGCTCGCGATGTTCACCCATGTGGGCGCCGCTGCCCCCGGCAAGGTGACCGCGATCGACACCCACTGGATCTGGCAGGACGGCCAGGCGCTGACCAGGGAGCCGCTCCAGATCAAGGGCGGCAAGATCGCCGTGCCCGAGCGGCCGGGCCTCGGCATCGAAATCGACCGTACCGCCATTGAAGCCGCGCATGGCCTCTACAAGCAGCATGGACTTGGCGCCCGCGATGACGCTATTGCCATGCAGGACCTGATCCCCGGCTGGGCCTTCGACGACAAGCGTCCCTGCCTCGTGCGATAA
- a CDS encoding mandelate racemase/muconate lactonizing enzyme family protein, translating to MSRITTLRTIRIDERPNLIWIEVETDEGLTGLGESFRGAQAVEAAVHELAAPLVLGQDSRRIEAISRQLLTPYLGFHSVSAEVRAASAIDIALWDIKGQRHGIPVHEALGGASRLEIRAYNTCAGYAYNTKSAKRREIGADDSVLGPYDDQIAFMRDAGALAESLLSEGYGAMKIWPFDPFAANGGHSISLTDLKTGLEPFQKIRAAVGERIEIMCELHSLWGAQTAERICRALEDYGVFWVEDPLGKMDDVQGLADLRRRVKTPICGSETLAGAASFRNLLAADAIDVVMLDIAWCGGLSEARKIAALAEAYNKPLAPHDCTGPVALMAGLHLALHAPTAIFQEVVRATLSTWYRDLVTAVPTVNNGIVSAPRAPGLGLALNPDVRRRADAVVRESSFGA from the coding sequence ATGTCCCGCATCACGACCCTGCGTACGATCCGCATCGACGAGCGGCCGAACCTGATCTGGATCGAGGTCGAGACCGACGAAGGACTGACCGGCCTCGGCGAAAGCTTTCGCGGGGCGCAGGCCGTTGAGGCTGCCGTACATGAGCTCGCGGCGCCGCTGGTGCTCGGCCAAGACTCCCGCCGGATCGAGGCCATCTCGCGCCAGTTGCTGACGCCCTATCTCGGCTTCCACAGCGTTAGCGCCGAAGTGCGCGCCGCCAGCGCCATCGACATCGCGCTCTGGGACATCAAGGGCCAGCGCCACGGCATTCCCGTGCACGAGGCACTCGGCGGCGCGAGCCGGCTCGAAATCCGCGCCTACAACACCTGCGCCGGCTACGCCTACAATACCAAGAGCGCCAAGCGCCGCGAGATCGGCGCGGACGATTCGGTGCTCGGCCCCTATGACGACCAGATCGCCTTCATGCGCGACGCCGGAGCGCTCGCCGAAAGCCTTTTGAGCGAAGGCTATGGCGCCATGAAGATCTGGCCGTTCGACCCCTTTGCCGCCAATGGCGGCCATTCGATTTCGCTGACTGACCTCAAGACCGGTCTCGAACCGTTCCAGAAGATCCGCGCCGCCGTTGGCGAGCGCATCGAGATCATGTGCGAGCTGCACAGCCTGTGGGGCGCGCAGACCGCCGAGCGCATCTGCCGTGCGCTCGAAGATTACGGCGTGTTCTGGGTCGAGGATCCCCTCGGCAAGATGGACGATGTGCAGGGCCTTGCCGACCTCAGGCGGCGCGTGAAAACGCCGATCTGCGGCAGCGAAACGCTGGCGGGCGCGGCGAGCTTCCGCAATCTGCTTGCGGCCGACGCCATCGACGTGGTGATGCTCGACATCGCCTGGTGTGGCGGCTTGAGCGAGGCGCGCAAGATCGCCGCCCTCGCCGAAGCCTACAACAAGCCGCTCGCCCCGCACGATTGCACCGGCCCGGTCGCGCTGATGGCGGGGCTGCATCTGGCGCTGCATGCGCCGACCGCGATCTTCCAGGAGGTCGTGCGCGCGACGCTCTCGACCTGGTATCGCGATCTCGTCACCGCCGTTCCGACCGTGAACAACGGCATCGTGTCTGCGCCGCGTGCGCCCGGCCTCGGGCTTGCGCTCAATCCGGACGTGCGTCGCCGCGCGGATGCAGTGGTGCGAGAGTCCAGTTTCGGCGCGTAG
- a CDS encoding MFS transporter, translating to MSAVVSAADVRRSRVRLLIVTMLFLVTTVNYADRATLSIAGPALSKELHLDPVAMGYIFSAFGWSYVIAQVPGGWLLDRYGSRLVYAFSIIVWSLFTMLQGWVGFFSAGTAIVLLFGLRFLVGIAEAPSFPANARIVAAWFPGNERGTASAFFNSGQYFATVIFAPLMGWIAHDYGWRYVFFVMGALGVVMGFVWIKTIYGPKEHPGINEAEFDYIKEGGALVDLDAPKDDLKNERAAASGPGWDHIRQLLSNRMMLGVYLGQYCINTLTYFFLTWFPVYLVKERGLSILQAGFVATLPALCGFIGGVLGGVISDAILRKTGSLTMARKIPIVGGMLLSMSIIACNYVDGQALVVGFMALAFFGKGIGALGWAVVSDTSPKEAGGVSGGLFNTFGNLSSISTPIVIGYILAATGSFNGALVFVGANALVAAFAYLVIVGKIERVVLKRSS from the coding sequence ATGAGCGCAGTTGTGTCCGCAGCGGACGTGAGGAGGTCTCGCGTCAGGCTGCTCATCGTGACCATGTTGTTCCTGGTCACCACGGTCAACTACGCCGACCGCGCCACGCTCTCGATCGCGGGCCCCGCGCTGTCCAAGGAGCTCCATCTCGACCCAGTCGCCATGGGCTACATCTTCTCGGCCTTCGGCTGGTCCTATGTGATCGCACAGGTGCCGGGCGGCTGGCTGCTGGACCGCTACGGCTCGCGCCTCGTCTATGCCTTCAGCATCATCGTCTGGTCGCTGTTCACGATGCTGCAGGGCTGGGTCGGCTTCTTCAGCGCCGGCACCGCGATCGTCTTGCTGTTCGGCTTGCGCTTCCTGGTCGGCATTGCGGAGGCGCCCTCCTTCCCCGCCAACGCCCGCATCGTCGCGGCCTGGTTTCCCGGCAACGAGCGCGGCACCGCGTCGGCTTTCTTCAACTCGGGACAGTATTTCGCGACCGTGATCTTCGCGCCGTTGATGGGCTGGATCGCGCACGACTACGGCTGGCGCTACGTTTTCTTCGTGATGGGCGCGCTCGGCGTCGTGATGGGCTTCGTCTGGATCAAGACCATCTACGGCCCGAAGGAGCATCCCGGCATCAACGAGGCCGAATTCGACTACATCAAGGAGGGCGGCGCACTGGTCGATCTCGACGCGCCCAAGGATGATCTGAAGAACGAGCGCGCAGCGGCCTCCGGCCCCGGTTGGGATCACATCCGCCAGCTTCTCTCCAACCGCATGATGCTCGGCGTCTATCTCGGCCAGTACTGCATCAACACGCTGACCTACTTCTTCCTGACCTGGTTCCCGGTCTACCTCGTCAAGGAGCGCGGGCTGTCGATCCTGCAAGCCGGCTTCGTCGCGACCCTGCCGGCGCTGTGCGGCTTCATCGGCGGCGTGCTCGGCGGCGTCATCTCCGATGCGATCCTGCGCAAGACGGGCTCGCTGACCATGGCGCGCAAGATCCCGATCGTCGGCGGCATGCTGCTGTCGATGTCGATCATCGCCTGCAACTATGTCGACGGACAGGCGCTCGTGGTCGGCTTCATGGCGCTCGCCTTCTTTGGCAAGGGCATCGGCGCGCTCGGCTGGGCGGTGGTCTCCGACACCTCGCCGAAGGAAGCCGGCGGCGTCTCCGGCGGCCTGTTCAACACCTTCGGCAACCTCTCTTCGATCAGCACTCCGATCGTGATCGGCTACATCCTGGCGGCGACCGGCTCCTTCAACGGTGCGCTGGTGTTCGTCGGCGCCAATGCGCTGGTCGCCGCGTTCGCCTATCTCGTGATCGTGGGCAAGATCGAGCGGGTGGTGCTCAAACGTTCCTCCTGA
- the garD gene encoding galactarate dehydratase, translating to MDQSVAAKEQPRYIKLNDRDNVAIVVNDFGLPAGSRFACGLTLRAFVPQGHKTALVDIAEGAAIIRYGEVIGYALSPISAGEWVDEARIRMPEAPALDRLEISTAVPAPLPPLEGFTFEGFRNPDGSVGTKNILGISSSVQCVKGTMEYAVKRIRTELLPKYPNVDDVVPLTHAYGCGVAINAPDAVVPIRTLQNLALNPNFGGEILVISLGCEKLAPERLVPEGVSDAIVRMQDEAFDGFGAIVDAIMTQAEARLKILNKRTRETCPASDLVIGLQCGGSDAFSGVTANPAVGFAADLLVRAGATVMFSEVTEVRDAIQLLTRRAINEDVGRALVREMAWYDSYLARGGADRSANTTPGNKKGGLANIVEKSLGSIVKSGSSAITGVLSPGEKATQKGMLFAATPASDFICGTLQLASGMTLQVFTTGRGTPYGLAAAPVIKVATRSELARRWKDLIDFDAGHIATGEKTIEETGWDLFRLILEVASGRIKPWSDRWGIHNDLTLFNPAPVT from the coding sequence ATGGACCAGTCAGTCGCAGCGAAAGAGCAGCCCCGCTACATCAAGCTCAACGATCGCGACAATGTCGCCATCGTCGTCAATGATTTCGGGCTTCCCGCCGGCTCCCGCTTTGCCTGCGGGCTGACGCTGCGCGCCTTCGTGCCGCAAGGGCACAAGACGGCGCTGGTCGACATCGCGGAAGGCGCGGCGATCATCCGCTATGGCGAGGTGATCGGCTACGCGCTCTCGCCGATATCAGCGGGTGAATGGGTCGACGAAGCCCGCATCCGCATGCCGGAGGCCCCTGCCCTCGACAGACTGGAAATCTCCACCGCCGTCCCCGCGCCGCTTCCGCCGCTCGAGGGTTTTACCTTCGAAGGCTTCCGCAATCCGGACGGCTCGGTCGGCACCAAGAACATCCTCGGCATCTCCTCCTCCGTGCAATGCGTCAAGGGCACGATGGAATATGCGGTCAAGCGCATCCGCACTGAGCTGCTGCCGAAATACCCAAACGTCGACGATGTCGTGCCGCTGACGCATGCCTATGGTTGCGGCGTCGCGATCAATGCGCCCGACGCGGTCGTGCCGATCCGCACACTGCAAAACCTCGCGCTCAACCCGAATTTCGGCGGCGAGATTTTGGTCATCAGCCTCGGCTGCGAGAAACTGGCGCCGGAGCGGCTGGTGCCCGAAGGCGTCAGCGATGCCATCGTGCGCATGCAGGACGAGGCGTTCGACGGCTTCGGCGCCATTGTCGACGCCATCATGACCCAGGCCGAGGCGCGCCTGAAAATCCTCAATAAGCGCACCCGCGAGACCTGCCCGGCGTCCGATCTCGTGATCGGCCTGCAATGCGGCGGCAGCGACGCCTTCTCCGGCGTCACCGCGAACCCCGCCGTCGGCTTCGCCGCGGACCTTCTGGTGCGCGCCGGCGCCACCGTGATGTTCTCCGAGGTCACCGAAGTGCGTGACGCCATCCAGTTGCTCACCCGCCGCGCCATCAACGAGGACGTCGGCCGGGCGCTGGTACGCGAGATGGCCTGGTATGACTCGTATCTCGCCCGCGGCGGCGCCGATCGCAGCGCCAACACTACGCCCGGCAACAAGAAGGGCGGGCTTGCCAACATCGTTGAGAAGTCGCTCGGCTCGATCGTCAAGTCCGGCTCGAGCGCCATCACCGGCGTGCTCTCGCCCGGCGAGAAGGCGACGCAGAAGGGCATGCTGTTCGCGGCCACGCCCGCGTCCGACTTCATCTGCGGCACGCTGCAGCTCGCCTCCGGCATGACGCTGCAGGTGTTCACCACCGGCCGCGGCACGCCTTACGGTCTTGCGGCCGCGCCCGTCATCAAGGTCGCGACCCGCAGCGAGCTTGCGCGGCGCTGGAAGGACCTGATCGATTTCGACGCCGGCCACATCGCCACCGGTGAGAAGACGATCGAGGAAACCGGCTGGGACCTGTTCCGCTTGATTCTCGAGGTCGCGAGCGGCCGCATCAAACCGTGGTCGGACCGCTGGGGCATCCACAACGACCTCACGCTATTCAATCCGGCGCCGGTGACCTGA